From Terriglobales bacterium, the proteins below share one genomic window:
- the pilO gene encoding type 4a pilus biogenesis protein PilO has protein sequence MAKFSELSSAVQLGIVVGLAVLISGAAYWFVYRDMDNANRAMRTQLKAKEDENAALRPYADKKADMERKLATLKDQLEQMKRIVPDEKEAPQFMEMVQAEARKAGIEVRRYAAKATSQKEFFTEVPFDVELDGSYYSLLRFFENVAHLDRIINVSGLKMASLRKAGEAGVKKQYQYAPTETVAVTAVATTFFSREITPGPSASMK, from the coding sequence ATGGCGAAATTTTCAGAATTATCCTCGGCAGTACAACTGGGAATCGTGGTTGGCTTGGCGGTCCTGATCAGCGGCGCGGCCTACTGGTTCGTCTACCGCGACATGGACAATGCCAATCGGGCGATGCGGACTCAATTGAAGGCCAAGGAAGATGAGAACGCGGCCTTGCGTCCCTACGCGGACAAGAAAGCCGACATGGAGCGCAAGCTGGCCACGCTGAAGGACCAGTTGGAGCAGATGAAACGCATCGTCCCCGACGAGAAAGAAGCTCCTCAGTTCATGGAGATGGTCCAGGCCGAAGCGCGCAAGGCGGGCATAGAAGTGCGGCGTTACGCCGCCAAGGCGACCTCGCAGAAGGAATTCTTCACCGAGGTGCCGTTCGATGTCGAACTTGACGGTTCGTACTATTCGCTGCTGCGTTTCTTCGAGAATGTGGCGCATCTGGATCGCATCATCAACGTCTCGGGGCTGAAGATGGCTTCGCTGCGCAAAGCCGGCGAAGCCGGCGTCAAGAAGCAGTACCAGTACGCGCCCACCGAAACCGTGGCCGTAACCGCGGTCGCCACCACTTTCTTCAGCCGTGAAATTACGCCGGGGCCCAGCGCCTCGATGAAGTAG
- a CDS encoding PilN domain-containing protein, giving the protein MIRINLLGVTSGKKGKRAAVAAATTTVSGGGPNMLVVLLVITALAAGGNYYYYSSLQRDAANLKIKMEEAKRENQRLADIKAKYIELEKQKDIYERRVNVIHQLQANQSGPATLLTTIGDTVNRTDAVWLNSMKDDGAAINLDGIALSVDAVAQLMKNLKATGYFKNIEIKESFQDDVVKDMTAFTFTLVCEKQPQQKS; this is encoded by the coding sequence ATGATCCGCATAAACTTGTTGGGCGTAACTTCCGGGAAGAAGGGCAAGCGCGCCGCCGTCGCCGCCGCCACCACGACCGTCTCCGGCGGCGGCCCCAATATGCTGGTGGTGCTGCTGGTCATCACCGCTCTGGCCGCGGGCGGCAACTATTACTACTACTCGAGCCTGCAACGGGACGCCGCCAACCTCAAAATCAAGATGGAGGAGGCCAAGCGGGAAAATCAGCGCTTGGCCGACATCAAGGCCAAGTACATCGAACTGGAAAAACAGAAAGACATCTACGAGCGCCGGGTCAACGTGATTCATCAGCTGCAGGCCAACCAGTCTGGACCCGCCACCCTGCTGACCACCATCGGCGATACGGTGAACCGGACCGACGCGGTATGGCTGAACAGCATGAAAGATGACGGTGCCGCCATCAATCTGGACGGCATCGCGCTGAGTGTGGACGCGGTGGCGCAGTTGATGAAGAACCTGAAGGCGACCGGATATTTCAAGAACATCGAAATCAAGGAATCGTTTCAGGACGATGTGGTCAAGGACATGACCGCGTTTACCTTCACCCTGGTCTGCGAAAAGCAGCCTCAACAGAAGAGTTAG
- the pilM gene encoding type IV pilus assembly protein PilM, which produces MFGLGGSKTIVGLDIGSSCIKAVELKRSRGGIEVAHLGVEPLASDVVVDSMIMDSPSVSSAITKLFNDNGIKARAVATSVSGHSVIVKPISIPTRSESELEDDIKTEAAQHIPFDIDVVNIDYQLLSEDMTGPQMDIILVAVKKDKILNYTNVLNMAGKTPAVVDIDAFALQNCYEYNYEPAPGTTVALLNIGASVMNINIVKGSKPLFTRDVSVGGHQYTDSLQKELDLTFDDAESLKLGHKVGTVSEDAKVPILQQVTEIIVLEIQKTFDFFRATAAGEHIERIYLAGGSSKVTGLMEALRQEFSLPVEVLNPFARISYAEGTSAADLIDQNAGQLAVAVGLALRSFDDL; this is translated from the coding sequence ATGTTTGGATTGGGTGGAAGCAAGACCATCGTCGGGCTCGACATCGGCTCCAGTTGCATCAAGGCCGTCGAGCTGAAGCGGTCCCGCGGAGGGATCGAAGTTGCTCATCTGGGCGTGGAGCCGCTGGCCTCCGATGTGGTCGTGGATTCCATGATCATGGATTCCCCCTCGGTTTCCAGCGCCATCACCAAGCTATTCAACGACAACGGCATCAAGGCGCGCGCCGTGGCCACCAGCGTCAGCGGCCACTCCGTGATCGTCAAGCCGATCTCGATTCCGACCCGGTCGGAAAGCGAACTGGAAGACGACATCAAGACCGAGGCGGCGCAACATATCCCCTTCGACATCGACGTCGTCAATATCGACTATCAACTTCTCTCCGAGGACATGACCGGTCCGCAGATGGACATCATCCTGGTCGCAGTGAAGAAGGACAAGATCCTCAACTACACCAACGTGCTCAACATGGCGGGCAAGACCCCTGCCGTCGTCGACATCGACGCCTTCGCACTGCAGAACTGTTACGAGTACAACTACGAGCCCGCGCCGGGCACCACCGTGGCGCTGCTCAATATTGGCGCCAGCGTGATGAACATCAATATCGTCAAAGGCAGCAAGCCTCTGTTCACCCGCGACGTCAGCGTCGGCGGTCACCAGTACACCGACTCGCTGCAGAAGGAACTGGACCTCACCTTTGATGACGCCGAGTCGCTCAAACTGGGCCACAAAGTGGGCACCGTCAGCGAGGACGCCAAGGTTCCCATCCTGCAGCAGGTGACCGAGATCATCGTGCTGGAAATCCAGAAAACGTTCGATTTCTTCCGCGCCACTGCCGCCGGCGAGCATATCGAGCGCATTTACCTGGCCGGCGGTTCTTCCAAGGTCACAGGCCTGATGGAAGCGCTGCGCCAGGAATTTTCCCTACCGGTGGAAGTGCTGAATCCCTTCGCACGGATCAGCTACGCGGAGGGCACCTCCGCCGCCGATTTGATCGATCAGAACGCGGGACAACTCGCGGTTGCCGTGGGCTTGGCCCTGAGGAGCTTTGACGACTTATGA
- a CDS encoding helix-turn-helix domain-containing protein has protein sequence MADSREVMNIRQASQYLGVSPDTLYKYVYEEKIPAFKLGNRWRFKKSKLDQWMEEKSTMRETRDKKKPKAARMAAGQ, from the coding sequence ATGGCCGATTCGCGAGAAGTCATGAATATTCGCCAGGCCTCCCAGTACCTGGGCGTGAGTCCCGACACGCTCTACAAGTACGTCTACGAAGAAAAAATTCCGGCTTTCAAGCTGGGAAACCGCTGGCGCTTCAAGAAGTCGAAGCTCGACCAGTGGATGGAAGAGAAGAGCACCATGAGGGAGACTCGCGACAAGAAGAAGCCCAAGGCTGCGCGCATGGCGGCTGGGCAATAG
- a CDS encoding carboxymuconolactone decarboxylase family protein — MHYHDSDDMKKLGEFKQLVPAEFSAFVEFDKIVGRDDSAIPRKYRELIAIAVACTTQCPYCLDVHTRAAKRAGVSRQEVVEAAMLAAALRAGAAVTHGALAVKLFDQA; from the coding sequence ATGCACTATCACGATTCTGATGACATGAAAAAGTTGGGCGAGTTCAAACAACTGGTGCCGGCCGAATTTTCCGCGTTTGTAGAATTCGACAAGATTGTCGGTCGTGATGACAGCGCCATCCCGCGGAAATATCGTGAGTTGATCGCAATTGCGGTGGCATGCACAACCCAATGCCCTTATTGCCTCGACGTGCATACACGCGCCGCAAAGCGTGCCGGCGTTAGTCGCCAGGAAGTGGTCGAAGCGGCAATGTTGGCGGCCGCACTCCGGGCAGGCGCCGCCGTCACTCACGGCGCATTGGCGGTGAAGTTGTTCGACCAGGCTTAG
- a CDS encoding Rne/Rng family ribonuclease codes for MSKELFVSLTPHETKVAVSEDDQLTEIYYERENEYTLAGSIYKGRVTRVLPGMQSAFVDIGLERDAFLYVSDFFEMEDEQDEFDPVKVGGPRAEFRAPEEVQPHLIEPEAETRPSSPIVFEGSFEGPSDMPPAAEQGAAGSDSNEGPWRGRGGRRRRGRRGRGFPESKFAARDQESGESEGNREPQPGGYPPIILPGESISKFSQAAPPPPPQMLPGESLAKFSQPPGQPAPHEELPRAQDRTMERERRPERGFDRGRGRERDREQSYAPPPGYQPIILPGESISKYARMKPSQPAQVLDVEHVESASGESSEAMAIAAGSHDEVADRELPRTEAHAAEPPVIEPPAFQQVGAETPLPGEIEDQSKHSEREQRLDRMNTGFCGAEVTADETHAGTQREGSPTREGGVEAAHEDDQHESAEAHAEHTFSASPSQTVEHEEIEEEEEAELPIVGEHLEETDDYEELEEETLEPHSIQAERNGDLAEVGDELTEAVEEAQSEAEAAEELEEEENGDQAEYEAEAAGGEEETANRAELRASAGTAGYQQRTQRPPFERRGRGRRGGRRMRQFRPAQRQQAMISDMLKEGQEIVVQIAKEPIGKKGARITSHIALPGRFLVYMPTVNHIGVSRKISSDDERQRLKRIVMGERDVPGHGGFIVRTAAENVAEDELKADIRFLKNLWNEIKNRADNSKAPALIYHDLNLVERTLRDQLTEEFTHVWLDNEQEYERVLRFVNRFQPNLVRRVRLYTKETPLFDQFGIQEEINKALKSKVWLKSGGYIVINQTEALVAIDVNTGKYVGKTSRLEDTIVKTNVDAIKEIVRQIRLRDLGGIIVIDFIDMDERKNRQKVMQALEEALRGDRAPSKVLQFNDFGLVAITRKRVKHSLERTLGTPCPYCTGTGLVKSVETVCNEIYVEMKKMRRHLEGTEILLRVNPEVAKELKANNAKWLNDLEELTGKSIIIKPDATLHQEQFDL; via the coding sequence ATGTCGAAAGAGCTCTTTGTCTCCCTGACACCGCATGAAACCAAGGTTGCGGTCTCCGAGGATGACCAACTCACCGAAATTTATTACGAACGCGAAAACGAATACACCCTGGCCGGATCCATCTACAAAGGCCGGGTCACGCGCGTGCTTCCGGGCATGCAGTCCGCCTTTGTGGACATTGGCTTGGAGCGGGACGCGTTTCTCTACGTCTCCGATTTCTTCGAAATGGAAGACGAGCAGGACGAATTCGATCCGGTTAAGGTTGGCGGACCGCGTGCGGAATTCCGCGCCCCCGAGGAAGTGCAGCCGCACCTGATCGAACCGGAAGCGGAAACGCGGCCGTCTTCTCCGATTGTTTTTGAGGGATCGTTTGAAGGACCTTCGGACATGCCGCCTGCGGCCGAGCAAGGTGCCGCCGGGTCGGATTCCAACGAAGGCCCCTGGCGCGGGCGCGGCGGCCGGCGGCGCCGTGGACGCCGCGGCCGCGGCTTCCCGGAATCCAAGTTCGCGGCCCGCGACCAGGAATCTGGAGAATCCGAAGGCAACCGCGAGCCGCAGCCGGGCGGGTACCCGCCCATCATCTTGCCGGGTGAATCGATTTCCAAGTTTTCCCAGGCCGCCCCGCCGCCGCCGCCACAGATGTTGCCCGGCGAATCGTTGGCGAAATTTTCTCAGCCGCCAGGTCAGCCGGCCCCGCACGAAGAGCTGCCGCGCGCACAGGATCGAACCATGGAGCGTGAACGGCGTCCGGAGCGCGGATTCGATCGCGGCCGCGGACGGGAGCGCGATCGCGAGCAATCCTACGCTCCACCGCCGGGATACCAGCCGATCATTTTGCCCGGCGAATCGATCTCGAAGTATGCGCGCATGAAGCCATCGCAACCCGCGCAAGTCCTCGATGTGGAGCACGTTGAGTCGGCATCGGGTGAATCGTCGGAAGCCATGGCAATCGCGGCTGGGTCACACGACGAAGTCGCGGACCGCGAGCTGCCGCGCACCGAAGCGCATGCAGCCGAACCGCCGGTTATCGAGCCACCGGCGTTTCAGCAGGTTGGCGCCGAGACGCCGCTCCCGGGAGAGATTGAGGATCAGTCCAAGCATTCCGAACGCGAGCAGCGCTTAGATCGCATGAACACAGGTTTCTGTGGCGCAGAAGTCACAGCGGACGAAACCCACGCCGGAACGCAGCGCGAGGGATCACCAACACGAGAGGGCGGCGTTGAGGCTGCGCACGAGGACGATCAGCACGAATCTGCCGAAGCCCACGCCGAACACACCTTTTCCGCTTCGCCTTCGCAGACGGTCGAGCATGAAGAAATCGAAGAGGAAGAAGAGGCGGAGCTGCCCATTGTAGGCGAGCACCTCGAAGAAACCGACGACTACGAGGAACTGGAGGAGGAGACGCTGGAGCCGCATTCGATCCAAGCCGAGCGCAACGGCGACCTGGCCGAAGTTGGCGATGAATTGACCGAAGCCGTCGAGGAAGCGCAATCCGAAGCCGAAGCCGCCGAAGAGCTTGAAGAGGAGGAGAACGGCGACCAAGCGGAGTACGAGGCGGAGGCAGCCGGAGGCGAGGAAGAAACCGCCAACCGCGCTGAGCTTCGCGCCTCGGCCGGTACGGCGGGCTACCAGCAGCGGACCCAGCGTCCGCCGTTCGAGCGTCGCGGGCGAGGCCGTCGCGGCGGCCGTCGCATGCGCCAATTCCGTCCGGCACAACGGCAGCAGGCGATGATCTCCGACATGCTGAAGGAAGGCCAGGAGATCGTCGTCCAGATCGCCAAGGAACCCATCGGCAAGAAGGGCGCGCGCATTACCAGTCACATCGCGCTGCCCGGACGCTTCCTGGTGTACATGCCGACGGTGAACCACATTGGCGTCTCCCGCAAGATTTCCTCCGACGATGAGCGCCAGCGCTTGAAGCGCATTGTTATGGGCGAGCGCGACGTGCCCGGCCACGGCGGCTTCATCGTCCGCACCGCCGCGGAAAATGTTGCCGAAGACGAACTCAAGGCCGACATCCGCTTCCTCAAGAACCTGTGGAACGAAATCAAGAACCGCGCCGACAACAGCAAGGCTCCGGCGCTGATTTATCACGACCTTAACTTGGTGGAGCGCACGCTGCGCGACCAGCTCACCGAGGAATTCACCCACGTCTGGCTGGACAATGAGCAGGAGTACGAGCGCGTGCTGCGCTTCGTCAACCGCTTCCAGCCCAACCTTGTGCGCCGCGTCCGCCTGTATACCAAGGAGACACCGCTGTTCGACCAGTTCGGCATCCAGGAAGAAATCAACAAGGCGCTGAAATCGAAGGTGTGGCTGAAGAGCGGAGGCTACATCGTCATCAATCAGACCGAGGCGCTGGTTGCCATCGACGTGAATACCGGCAAGTACGTCGGCAAGACGTCGCGGCTGGAAGACACCATCGTGAAGACCAACGTCGATGCCATCAAGGAAATCGTGCGCCAGATCCGGCTGCGTGACCTGGGCGGCATCATTGTGATCGACTTCATCGACATGGATGAGCGCAAGAACCGGCAGAAGGTCATGCAAGCGCTCGAAGAAGCTTTGCGCGGCGACCGCGCGCCTTCGAAGGTCCTCCAGTTCAACGATTTCGGACTGGTGGCGATTACGCGCAAGCGCGTCAAGCACTCCCTGGAGCGCACGCTTGGGACCCCCTGCCCATACTGCACCGGCACTGGGCTGGTGAAATCAGTGGAGACGGTGTGCAACGAAATCTATGTCGAAATGAAGAAGATGCGCCGACACCTGGAAGGGACGGAGATCCTGCTGCGCGTTAATCCTGAGGTCGCCAAGGAACTGAAGGCCAATAACGCAAAGTGGCTGAACGATCTGGAGGAATTGACCGGCAAGAGCATTATCATCAAGCCCGACGCCACGCTGCATCAGGAGCAGTTTGACCTGTAG
- the rodA gene encoding rod shape-determining protein RodA: MKRYISFRDFDWVLLGFVLAICAAGILEIYSATVGTKFAGAHLRQVYWILGGVFVMFIVSRINYHVLLDQVPWMYVISVAALMSVLLFGQRYLGARRWIKIGGGIHFQPSEWVKLILIIAVAKYFSDVRKQDCTISDIVKAGLLVGVPMLLVLAQPDLGTALTYMPIALMGLFLGGLRFKHAMAILLLGAMMAPVAWHVLKPYQRDRLTSFMQPEADYHGSGYQVIQSLIAVGSGGIWGKGIGHGTQIQGSFLPVPQTDFIFAAYAEEHGFVGAMAILLLYFIVLMRLINNAQTAPDRSGTFLVMGVVAVLTFHILVNVGMVVGFMPVTGIPLPLMSYGGSSVLFTFLALGIVMNIRMRRFVN; the protein is encoded by the coding sequence TTGAAACGTTACATCTCATTCCGCGATTTTGATTGGGTGTTGCTGGGATTCGTTCTGGCCATTTGCGCTGCCGGCATTCTTGAGATTTACAGCGCGACGGTGGGGACAAAGTTCGCGGGCGCGCACCTTCGCCAGGTGTACTGGATTTTGGGGGGCGTGTTCGTGATGTTTATCGTGAGCCGCATCAACTACCACGTTCTCCTGGACCAGGTACCATGGATGTACGTGATCTCGGTGGCGGCGTTGATGTCGGTGCTGTTGTTCGGTCAGAGGTACCTGGGAGCGAGGCGCTGGATCAAGATCGGCGGCGGCATCCACTTTCAGCCGTCCGAGTGGGTCAAGCTGATTCTGATTATCGCCGTCGCCAAGTACTTTTCCGATGTTCGAAAGCAGGACTGTACCATTTCCGATATCGTCAAAGCCGGCCTGCTGGTGGGCGTGCCCATGCTGCTGGTGCTCGCCCAGCCGGATCTGGGAACCGCATTGACCTACATGCCCATCGCGCTCATGGGCCTGTTTCTAGGCGGTCTCAGGTTCAAGCACGCGATGGCGATTCTGCTGTTGGGAGCGATGATGGCGCCCGTCGCCTGGCACGTCCTGAAACCCTACCAGCGCGACCGTCTGACCAGCTTCATGCAGCCGGAGGCCGATTATCACGGCTCGGGATACCAGGTCATACAATCACTAATCGCGGTAGGTTCAGGAGGGATTTGGGGCAAAGGGATTGGCCACGGCACGCAGATCCAGGGTTCATTTCTGCCGGTTCCGCAAACTGATTTTATCTTTGCGGCCTACGCCGAAGAACACGGATTTGTCGGTGCAATGGCGATCCTGCTGCTATACTTCATTGTGCTGATGCGACTGATCAACAACGCCCAAACGGCGCCGGATCGGTCGGGTACGTTCTTGGTCATGGGTGTGGTGGCGGTCTTGACCTTCCACATCCTGGTCAACGTCGGCATGGTGGTCGGTTTTATGCCCGTCACCGGAATACCGTTGCCGCTGATGAGTTATGGCGGCTCGTCTGTATTATTTACGTTCCTGGCGCTCGGCATTGTGATGAACATACGCATGCGCCGGTTCGTGAACTGA
- the mrdA gene encoding penicillin-binding protein 2 gives MPLGRDDKVPQLRLNAVQYGILGIFLILVFGLWRLQVVGTEYYLQLAEKNRIRNVPILAPRGKILDREGRIIVDNYPSFSALLLRDASKNVWTDLPVIAAGLHMDPDEVRDRVKKFSFTPQYQPIFLKDDITPDELAFIESHRNELPELDTIMANRRLYPKGGFMAHLVGYVGEVSEDMLNSPQWEFYSAGDVVGKSGVELSYNDILMGKNGFRRSLVNSRGKEVGRLDETPAVPGKQLKLTVDIDLQIAAEEALGDKNGAIVAMDPRNGEILAMVSRPTFDPNSFAVRIKKAEWNRLVTDDDHPLLNKAIQAQLAPGSTFKIIMATAGLQEGIAQSMHVNCTGGGTFYGRYFKCWITAQHSTHGMVEISKAIYQSCDTFFYTLAEKLGIDRIAKYATAFGMGQKTGIDLPNEVAGVMPSEQWKIKNFKQKWYAGETISVGIGQGAVAATPIQLARAVGAITSDGVLRRPHVVFPDEMPAQLKPAAFRESTTVPIDPKNWETITDAMSLVPSPAGTAGSAHLDGIDFAGKTGSAQTMSNALAQKLGHKHSVKDNAWFVGVTPRRNPELVVAVLFEGGEHGQFAARLAAQVVKAYVLKQRAKETKMAAAAKHNAVELAGFWGIPDPDGHGGDGMRGARIHVDLDATKAPVAAAVIH, from the coding sequence ATGCCGTTAGGACGCGACGACAAAGTACCGCAGCTCCGGCTCAACGCCGTTCAATACGGCATCCTCGGCATTTTCCTGATCCTGGTCTTTGGGCTGTGGCGCTTGCAGGTGGTCGGCACCGAATACTATTTGCAGTTAGCGGAAAAGAACCGCATCCGGAACGTTCCCATCCTGGCCCCCCGCGGCAAGATTCTCGACCGCGAAGGGCGGATCATCGTCGACAACTATCCTTCTTTTTCCGCGCTGCTGTTGCGCGATGCGTCGAAAAATGTCTGGACCGACCTGCCCGTCATCGCGGCCGGCCTGCACATGGATCCGGACGAGGTCCGGGATCGCGTCAAGAAGTTCTCCTTCACCCCGCAATACCAGCCGATTTTCCTGAAGGACGACATCACGCCGGATGAGCTGGCGTTCATCGAATCGCACCGCAATGAGCTCCCGGAACTGGACACCATCATGGCCAACCGCCGCCTCTATCCCAAGGGCGGGTTCATGGCCCATCTGGTGGGATACGTGGGCGAGGTCAGCGAGGACATGCTGAACTCCCCGCAGTGGGAGTTCTACAGCGCCGGCGACGTGGTGGGAAAGTCCGGCGTAGAACTATCGTATAACGACATATTGATGGGGAAGAATGGTTTCCGGCGGTCGCTGGTGAACAGCCGCGGCAAGGAGGTCGGCCGCCTCGATGAGACCCCCGCAGTCCCCGGCAAGCAGCTCAAGCTGACGGTGGATATCGACCTGCAAATTGCCGCCGAGGAAGCGCTCGGAGACAAAAATGGCGCCATCGTCGCCATGGATCCACGCAACGGCGAAATCCTGGCGATGGTGAGCCGTCCCACCTTCGACCCGAACTCGTTCGCGGTGCGGATCAAGAAAGCGGAATGGAACCGGCTGGTGACCGATGATGATCACCCCCTGCTGAACAAGGCCATCCAGGCGCAGCTGGCGCCGGGTTCAACGTTCAAGATCATCATGGCTACCGCCGGCCTGCAGGAAGGAATCGCACAGAGCATGCACGTCAATTGCACCGGCGGCGGCACTTTCTACGGGCGTTATTTCAAGTGCTGGATCACGGCCCAGCATTCCACGCACGGAATGGTGGAAATCAGCAAGGCCATTTACCAGTCCTGCGACACGTTCTTCTACACGCTGGCGGAAAAGCTCGGGATTGATCGCATCGCGAAGTACGCCACCGCTTTCGGCATGGGGCAGAAGACCGGGATCGACCTTCCCAACGAAGTCGCCGGCGTGATGCCGTCAGAACAGTGGAAGATCAAGAACTTCAAGCAGAAGTGGTACGCGGGCGAGACCATTTCGGTCGGCATTGGACAGGGAGCGGTGGCGGCCACGCCCATCCAACTCGCGCGCGCCGTTGGCGCCATCACCAGCGATGGCGTCCTGCGCCGCCCGCACGTGGTTTTCCCGGATGAGATGCCGGCGCAGCTCAAGCCGGCCGCGTTCCGGGAAAGCACCACGGTGCCCATCGACCCCAAGAATTGGGAGACGATTACTGATGCCATGTCGCTCGTGCCCTCGCCTGCCGGAACCGCGGGCAGCGCGCACCTGGACGGCATCGATTTCGCGGGCAAAACTGGCAGTGCACAGACCATGAGCAACGCGCTGGCGCAAAAGCTCGGCCACAAACACTCCGTCAAAGACAATGCCTGGTTCGTGGGCGTCACACCCCGGCGCAATCCTGAACTGGTGGTGGCGGTGCTCTTCGAAGGCGGCGAGCACGGGCAGTTCGCCGCCCGGCTGGCGGCGCAGGTCGTGAAAGCCTACGTGCTGAAGCAGCGAGCCAAAGAGACGAAGATGGCGGCAGCTGCGAAACACAATGCGGTTGAGCTGGCCGGTTTCTGGGGCATACCGGATCCCGATGGGCATGGCGGCGACGGCATGCGCGGCGCGCGCATTCATGTTGACCTGGATGCGACCAAGGCCCCGGTGGCGGCAGCGGTGATTCATTGA
- the mreD gene encoding rod shape-determining protein MreD, producing the protein MATHTVSREQIEVYRFPVAVAVAVPLAALLLQRFLPLYFPWLAMFDLPLLVTIYFGMARRNQISGLLTGGVIGLMQDSLTHQPIGLYGIAKTVVGYGASSLGVKIDVENPGSRMLVTFGFYLLHQVIYFAVARGLAGEVMFWRWGHQAIAAIANAALGLLLYTALDRLRQRT; encoded by the coding sequence GTGGCCACCCACACTGTTTCCCGCGAGCAGATCGAAGTTTATCGCTTCCCGGTGGCGGTGGCGGTGGCAGTCCCCCTGGCAGCCTTGTTGCTGCAACGATTCCTGCCGTTGTATTTCCCCTGGCTGGCCATGTTCGACCTGCCTCTGCTGGTCACGATTTATTTCGGCATGGCCCGGCGCAACCAGATCAGCGGGCTGCTCACTGGCGGCGTGATCGGCTTGATGCAGGACAGTCTGACGCACCAGCCAATCGGTCTGTACGGAATTGCCAAGACGGTGGTGGGATACGGCGCCTCGTCACTCGGCGTCAAGATCGACGTGGAAAATCCCGGATCGCGCATGCTGGTGACGTTTGGGTTTTACCTGTTACACCAGGTCATCTACTTTGCGGTCGCCCGCGGGCTGGCAGGAGAGGTCATGTTCTGGCGGTGGGGCCATCAGGCGATCGCTGCTATTGCCAATGCGGCCCTGGGCCTGTTGTTGTACACGGCGTTGGACCGGCTGCGGCAGCGGACGTGA
- the mreC gene encoding rod shape-determining protein MreC translates to MDNIINRHRNLTILAVVLFAQILGLAVQVKKGTDQGSSRLIRIWAVSAVTPFEKGAVHGTRWFSEAWHNYLYLRGVRSENRQLREEIERMRLEQVRISEDAGQARRLQTLLGFKEQFISQTMAAQVISTTGSDFSRGVFIDKGSRDGIKADMPVVTPDGIVGKVFRVYPTSSLVLEINDPTSGAGVILEKSRLQGVLKGSSTGETFLANVMADEKIEPGERILTSGGDRVYPKGMAVGTVSRVNPAGTFLNVEVRPAAHLDRLEEVLVITKIVDKAPDVADQSGPIRAIDILARRLPSVPPPKPEAKAGATGVVAKPAPPATTSKPANDAAKPATPPETAGQTPVRKEPVIAPVADAAKSVTDAAKPDNPAKDTPR, encoded by the coding sequence GTGGACAACATCATCAACCGCCATCGAAACCTGACCATCCTGGCGGTGGTATTGTTTGCCCAGATTCTCGGGCTCGCGGTCCAGGTCAAGAAGGGCACCGACCAAGGGTCTTCGCGCCTTATCCGCATCTGGGCTGTTTCTGCCGTTACTCCTTTCGAAAAAGGCGCGGTCCACGGCACGCGTTGGTTTAGCGAAGCCTGGCACAACTACCTCTACCTGCGTGGCGTGCGTAGCGAAAACCGCCAATTGCGCGAGGAAATAGAACGCATGCGGCTGGAGCAGGTGCGAATCTCGGAAGATGCCGGACAGGCGCGGCGCCTGCAAACGCTGCTCGGATTCAAGGAGCAATTCATCTCGCAGACGATGGCGGCGCAGGTGATCAGCACCACCGGCAGTGATTTCTCCCGCGGAGTTTTCATTGATAAGGGATCACGCGACGGGATCAAGGCCGACATGCCCGTCGTCACTCCCGACGGAATCGTCGGCAAGGTTTTTCGCGTTTACCCGACCTCTTCGCTGGTTCTGGAGATCAACGATCCCACCAGCGGCGCGGGAGTAATCCTGGAGAAATCGCGGCTGCAAGGAGTCTTAAAGGGCTCTTCGACGGGCGAAACTTTCCTCGCCAACGTCATGGCGGACGAAAAAATCGAACCCGGCGAGCGCATTCTGACCAGCGGTGGTGATCGCGTCTATCCCAAGGGAATGGCGGTCGGGACCGTCTCTCGCGTGAATCCGGCGGGCACCTTCCTCAATGTGGAAGTCAGGCCGGCCGCGCATCTCGACAGGCTGGAAGAGGTGCTGGTGATCACCAAGATCGTAGACAAGGCCCCGGATGTTGCCGACCAGAGCGGTCCGATACGGGCCATCGATATTTTGGCGCGCCGGCTGCCGTCGGTGCCGCCGCCGAAGCCTGAGGCGAAGGCCGGCGCGACGGGTGTGGTCGCCAAACCCGCGCCTCCGGCGACGACCTCGAAGCCGGCCAATGACGCAGCGAAGCCGGCAACTCCGCCCGAGACGGCAGGGCAAACCCCGGTCCGGAAAGAACCTGTAATTGCGCCCGTGGCGGATGCGGCGAAATCGGTGACCGATGCCGCCAAGCCCGATAATCCAGCAAAGGACACCCCACGGTAG